In a single window of the Nilaparvata lugens isolate BPH chromosome 1, ASM1435652v1, whole genome shotgun sequence genome:
- the LOC120354362 gene encoding uncharacterized protein LOC120354362, which yields MVCQWKSIIDVIAHPLSVVLNACLSKGYIPTALKLARTVPIFKKGDPTALKSYRPISIIPALAKIFEAFMKIQLMDHFESNNLFSSVQHGFRRSKSTVTAVSKLVGDILDFFEEGDSVALALADLSKAFEFVPHDILLE from the coding sequence ATGGTATGTCAGTGGAAATCTATTATTGATGTCATTGCCCACCCTCTTAGTGTGGTGTTGAATGCATGCCTTAGCAAAGGATATATCCCCACAGCCTTAAAACTGGCTAGAACAGTGCCTATCTTCAAGAAGGGTGACCCTACAGCCCTGAAAAGCTACAGGCCAATTTCTATTATTCCCGCACTGGCCAAGATCTTTGAAGCCTTTATGAAGATTCAACTAATGGACCATTTCGAGAGCAATAACCTATTTTCAAGTGTGCAGCATGGTTTCAGGCGCAGTAAATCAACAGTCACAGCTGTTTCCAAGCTGGTGGGTGACATACTAGATTTTTTTGAAGAGGGGGACTCAGTGGCGTTGGCTCTGGCAGACCTGAGTAAGGCGTTTGAGTTTGTCCCTCATGATATTCTGCTGGAGTAA
- the LOC111062666 gene encoding PIN2/TERF1-interacting telomerase inhibitor 1, which produces MLADKKKRKKFSPNPQGNIWFTDKSKFGQKLLEKMGWKEGQGLGAQNQGISERIKVPYRLNSCAGFGFKEQEDSLVQQKEFVTLLSSMNNGTPVETIDNSNVSSLENKSKKSRARVHYHKFTRGKDLSRYSSKDLVGIFGIQGTVNEEVCDNENNGTFDSQNHFNEVSQENSQQDGSESEDPDYEKIQKRKSKNRKLVTWDLGKTSEKLNKLKTKREIVMRVD; this is translated from the exons ATGTTAGCTGacaagaaaaaaaggaaaaagttcAGTCCGAACCCTCAAGGAAATATATGGTTTACAG ATAAAAGCAAGTTTGGACAAAAGCTATTGGAGAAAATGGGTTGGAAAGAAGGGCAAGGATTAGGTGCACAAAATCAAGGAATCTCTGAAAGAATAAAAGTTCCATACAGATTGAATAGTTGTGCAG GTTTTGGCTTCAAGGAGCAAGAGGATTCACTTGTTCAGCAAAAGGAATTTGTTACTTTACTTTCTTCAATGAATAATGGCACACCAGTAGAAACCATAGACAACTCAAACGTCAGTTCATTGGAGAACAAATCGAAAAAGTCGAGAGCTCGTGTTCA ttaTCATAAATTCACGCGCGGTAAAGATCTGAGCCGTTATTCATCCAAGGATCTTGTTGGCATCTTTGGAATACAAGGAACCGTGAATGAAGAAGTCTGCGACAATGAAAATAACGGAACTTTTGATTCACAAAACCATTTCAATGAAGTGTCTCAGGAGAATAGTCAACAGGACGGATCAGAGTCAGAGGACCCTGACTATGAAAAAATCCAAAAACGAAAATCCAAGAACAGAAAACTAGTGACTTGGGACTTGGGAAAAACTAGTGagaagttgaataaattaaaGACGAAGAGGGAAATAGTTATGAGGGTGGATTAG